One Triticum dicoccoides isolate Atlit2015 ecotype Zavitan chromosome 5B, WEW_v2.0, whole genome shotgun sequence genomic window carries:
- the LOC119308416 gene encoding mini zinc finger protein 1-like, whose protein sequence is MGPQQDRSASKALANGTAVAPERKDGKVVHYKECQRNHAAGIGGYAVDGCREFMASAPAGAEALLCAACGCHRSFHKREVEAVDCDCSSDTSGR, encoded by the coding sequence ATGGGGCCCCAGCAGGACCGGTCGGCGTCCAAGGCGCTCGCCAACGGCACGGCGGTGGCGCCCGAGAGGAAGGACGGCAAGGTGGTGCACTACAAGGAGTGCCAACGCAACCACGCCGCCGGCATCGGTGGGTACGCCGTCGACGGCTGCCGCGAGTTCATGGCGTCGGCCCCCGCGGGCGCCGAGGCGCTCCTCTGCGCGGCGTGCGGCTGCCACCGCAGCTTCCACAAGCGCGAGGTGGAGGCCGTCGACTGCGACTGCTCCTCCGACACCTCCGGCAGGtga